A DNA window from Tenuifilaceae bacterium CYCD contains the following coding sequences:
- a CDS encoding ABC-F family ATPase, protein MITVSDIAIQFGKNVLFQDVNLKFTPGNCYGIIGANGAGKSTFLKMICGDIDATRGSISFGPGERLSVLRQNHFQFDEYDVLTTVLMGHSHLWDIMTEKNAIYAKPDFTDADGIRASELEEKFAEMDGWNAESDAASLLSGLGVTEDLHYKQMKDLSGKQKVKVLLAQALFGKPDNLLLDEPTNDLDLETVNWLEGYLSNFDNTVLVVSHDRHFLDSICTHIVDIDFGKVQMFSGNYSFWYESSQLAARQLQNQNRKAEEKRKELLEFIARFSANVSKSKQTTSRKKMIEKLNIEEIKPSNRRYPGIIFTPDREPGNSILEVKGLSKSIDGDLLFKDLSFTVEKNDKIIFLSHDPRAMTALFKILKGHIEPDAGTFEWGQTITKVYLPLENEHLFEKPITLVDWLAQYSTDTSELYLRGYLGKMLFSGEDIYKKVNVLSGGERMRCMIARMMIRNANVMILDTPTNHLDLESIQAFNNTLIKFKGNVLMSSHDHEFIQTVCNRIIEIGPKGSIDKTMDYDDYILDEKLKEQRRLLYF, encoded by the coding sequence ATGATTACAGTTTCTGACATTGCCATTCAGTTCGGCAAAAACGTGCTATTCCAGGATGTAAACCTTAAGTTCACACCGGGCAATTGCTATGGTATAATCGGTGCAAACGGTGCGGGAAAGTCCACTTTCCTTAAAATGATTTGCGGCGACATTGATGCTACCCGTGGTTCAATTTCGTTTGGTCCAGGCGAACGGCTCTCGGTTCTTCGCCAGAACCACTTCCAGTTCGATGAGTACGATGTGCTCACCACCGTGCTAATGGGGCATTCTCATCTCTGGGATATAATGACCGAGAAGAATGCCATCTACGCCAAGCCCGATTTTACCGATGCCGATGGAATACGCGCCTCGGAGCTGGAGGAGAAATTCGCAGAGATGGATGGCTGGAATGCCGAAAGCGATGCAGCAAGCCTTTTAAGCGGTTTAGGTGTTACCGAGGATTTGCACTATAAGCAGATGAAGGATCTTAGCGGCAAGCAGAAGGTAAAGGTTCTTTTGGCACAAGCTCTTTTCGGAAAACCCGATAACCTCCTGCTCGATGAGCCCACCAACGACCTCGACCTCGAAACGGTTAACTGGCTGGAGGGCTACCTCTCCAATTTCGACAACACAGTATTGGTAGTCTCGCACGACCGTCACTTCCTCGACTCAATCTGTACGCATATTGTCGATATTGATTTTGGAAAGGTTCAAATGTTCTCGGGTAACTACAGTTTCTGGTACGAGAGTAGCCAGCTGGCAGCACGCCAACTGCAAAATCAGAATCGTAAGGCAGAGGAGAAACGCAAGGAGTTGCTCGAATTTATTGCCCGTTTCAGCGCAAACGTATCGAAAAGCAAGCAAACCACCAGCCGCAAAAAGATGATTGAGAAACTCAACATCGAGGAGATCAAACCATCGAATAGACGATATCCGGGTATTATTTTCACCCCCGACCGCGAGCCTGGCAACAGTATTCTGGAGGTTAAGGGTCTTAGCAAAAGCATCGATGGCGATTTGCTATTCAAGGATCTTTCGTTTACGGTTGAAAAAAACGATAAAATTATATTCCTTTCGCACGATCCCAGGGCAATGACCGCCCTCTTCAAGATACTTAAAGGACATATAGAACCCGATGCTGGTACGTTTGAGTGGGGACAAACCATAACCAAGGTGTACCTGCCACTGGAGAACGAGCATCTTTTCGAAAAGCCCATTACACTTGTGGATTGGCTGGCTCAATACTCCACCGATACCAGCGAACTGTACCTAAGAGGCTATCTGGGCAAAATGCTTTTCTCAGGCGAGGATATCTACAAAAAAGTGAATGTTCTTTCGGGCGGCGAGCGCATGCGCTGTATGATTGCCCGCATGATGATTCGCAATGCCAACGTGATGATTCTGGACACCCCAACCAACCACCTCGATTTGGAATCCATTCAGGCTTTCAACAACACACTGATTAAGTTCAAGGGGAATGTGCTAATGTCGTCGCACGACCACGAGTTTATTCAAACAGTTTGTAACCGTATTATCGAAATTGGGCCTAAAGGCTCCATTGACAAAACAATGGATTACGACGATTATATTCTTGATGAGAAACTAAAGGAGCAACGAAGACTACTGTATTTCTAA
- the pfp gene encoding pyrophosphate--fructose 6-phosphate 1-phosphotransferase: protein MRFEHKLFHGKTLAILTGGGDTPAINSSIEAIRNRASFLGYKVYGIRHGWKGLLGNGDVLDLTNQPYDGFYGGTALRSSRTNPFPTAKNPEDRVPQILKNLERYKIDVIVTIGGDDTNGVAKKLYELHGIPVIGFPKTIDNDLSTRTIHSYNGYDIETVLCPGFPSAAKGVMEYAARIRTTAESHSRIILLEVMGRDAGWLNGGAACGGAEMALIPEVEITKERKDFFLESVKEAYMRSPKKSLVISVSEGVKWYDPVKDKTDFVFASSEVDEFGHPRFGGISGVIASEITNKLGIQARAEATGYYARSGECRLYDRRLTTTLADKVVDLLLREDYGQMPVMKKMVHFQELEEFNTTSIDMGDICNKPLPMDYYDINKFRFSDSYLDYMHYIVGKPNFLKFDYDFPVVIPED, encoded by the coding sequence ATGCGATTCGAACACAAACTTTTTCATGGCAAAACTCTAGCAATACTTACAGGAGGGGGCGATACTCCCGCAATAAATTCGAGCATCGAGGCAATTCGGAACAGGGCATCCTTTTTAGGCTACAAAGTTTACGGGATTAGGCATGGCTGGAAAGGTCTTTTAGGGAATGGCGATGTATTGGATTTAACTAACCAGCCCTACGATGGGTTTTACGGCGGTACGGCGTTGCGTTCAAGCAGAACAAATCCTTTTCCAACAGCTAAAAATCCCGAGGATAGGGTTCCTCAAATTCTTAAAAATTTAGAGAGGTATAAAATAGATGTGATTGTTACTATTGGAGGTGATGATACTAATGGTGTAGCTAAGAAATTATACGAGTTGCATGGAATTCCTGTAATAGGATTTCCAAAAACTATAGATAATGATTTAAGCACAAGAACTATTCATTCATACAATGGGTATGATATTGAAACTGTACTTTGCCCTGGATTCCCATCGGCGGCAAAGGGTGTGATGGAGTATGCGGCTCGTATTAGGACTACAGCTGAATCGCATTCAAGGATTATTCTTTTGGAGGTCATGGGTCGTGATGCCGGGTGGTTAAATGGTGGTGCAGCCTGTGGTGGCGCCGAAATGGCCTTGATACCTGAGGTTGAAATTACGAAGGAGCGGAAAGATTTTTTCCTTGAAAGCGTAAAGGAGGCCTATATGCGCTCTCCCAAAAAATCGTTGGTTATATCGGTTTCCGAAGGGGTTAAATGGTACGATCCAGTTAAGGATAAGACAGATTTTGTATTTGCCAGCTCCGAGGTTGATGAGTTTGGACATCCCCGTTTTGGAGGAATAAGTGGTGTGATTGCTTCCGAAATCACCAATAAACTAGGCATTCAGGCGCGTGCCGAGGCAACAGGTTACTACGCCCGTTCGGGCGAATGCCGGTTATACGACCGTCGCTTAACCACAACCCTTGCCGATAAGGTAGTTGACCTACTACTCCGCGAGGATTATGGGCAGATGCCAGTGATGAAGAAAATGGTTCACTTTCAGGAGCTGGAGGAGTTTAACACAACCTCAATTGATATGGGCGATATATGCAATAAACCGCTGCCAATGGACTACTATGATATTAACAAATTCAGGTTCTCGGATTCTTACTTGGATTATATGCACTATATCGTTGGTAAACCAAACTTTTTAAAGTTCGATTACGATTTCCCGGTGGTTATTCCGGAGGATTAA
- the mur/alr gene encoding bifunctional UDP-N-acetylmuramoyl-tripeptide:D-alanyl-D-alanine ligase/alanine racemase, translating into MLHFTASEIAQIVNAKLIGNPNTKVSHLTIDSRTPSGGNGTLFAAIVGQHHDGHKFIGDLYNFQNVRVFLVSKTETFSDLYPDATFIVCSNTLEALQKLAAFHRNQFNYPVVGITGSNGKTIVKEWLNQLLSGDYRIVRSPKSFNSQVGVPLSVLQMDQNFHLGVFEAGISMVGEMDKLQPIINPEIGIFTNIGLPHQENFTGIAQKVTEKLKLFKSTKQLVYCSDHTDVDNEIKLQIDKSKTQLFTWGYNPNANVRVKKIEVDDKSSKISIDYKNTPFTFSIPFSDKASIENAMHCLCLMLILNIDFKTIEQRMAKLTQVAMRLELKEGINNCSIINDSYNSDIGSLKVALDFLVQQKQHSNRILILSDIMQSGLKPETLYSEVASLVKEKGISKIIGIGTEISKFQNLFLVDKEFYDDTTEFLQNFSRRQISNSAILIKGSRSFHFERISAILEQKSHRTVLEVNINSLVHNLNFYRSKLKPNVKLMAMVKAFSYGSGSFEIANLLQFHRVDYLGVAFADEGVALREAGISLPIIVLNPSFGTYELMIEYELEPEIYSFTGLKEFIAAIDRMGVSSYSIHIKIDSGMHRLGFTPDQIPELVAMLQQSKMIKVKSIFSHLAASDETEHDKFTQHQIDTFANACSQIAQSIGYTPIRHILNTGGIERYPNAQFDMVRLGIGLYGISSTQQEKLLPVSTLKSRVIQVKHINEGETVGYSRKGKVTHPTTVIAIPIGYADGLNRKLGNGVGKVLVKGKLAPIIGNISMDTCTIDATGIDIAEGDEVTIFGANPTIYDVAKALETIPYEVLTSISRRVKRIYYQE; encoded by the coding sequence ATGCTACACTTCACTGCTTCAGAAATTGCACAAATTGTCAATGCGAAGTTAATTGGCAATCCCAACACAAAAGTATCCCATTTAACTATCGATAGCCGAACACCTAGCGGCGGTAATGGTACTTTGTTTGCCGCAATTGTTGGTCAACATCACGATGGGCATAAATTTATTGGGGATCTGTACAATTTTCAGAATGTTAGAGTGTTCTTGGTGAGTAAAACCGAGACTTTCTCCGATTTATACCCCGATGCTACGTTCATTGTTTGCAGTAATACCTTGGAGGCATTACAAAAACTCGCCGCATTCCATAGGAATCAATTCAACTATCCAGTAGTTGGAATTACTGGTAGTAATGGAAAAACCATTGTAAAGGAATGGCTCAATCAACTTTTATCGGGCGATTATAGAATTGTTCGAAGCCCTAAGAGCTTTAATTCGCAGGTAGGTGTTCCGCTCTCGGTTCTGCAAATGGACCAGAACTTCCATCTGGGAGTTTTTGAGGCAGGAATCTCGATGGTAGGCGAAATGGATAAACTCCAACCCATCATTAACCCTGAAATTGGGATCTTTACCAATATTGGCCTACCACATCAGGAGAATTTTACAGGTATAGCCCAAAAAGTAACTGAAAAACTAAAGCTGTTTAAATCCACAAAGCAGCTGGTCTACTGCTCCGATCACACTGACGTTGACAATGAGATCAAACTCCAAATCGATAAAAGCAAAACCCAACTGTTTACCTGGGGGTATAATCCCAATGCAAATGTCAGGGTAAAAAAGATTGAAGTCGACGACAAATCATCAAAAATCAGCATAGACTACAAAAACACGCCTTTTACTTTTAGCATCCCTTTCTCAGATAAAGCATCCATTGAGAATGCCATGCATTGCCTTTGTTTAATGCTAATACTAAATATCGATTTCAAAACCATTGAGCAACGCATGGCAAAACTCACACAGGTTGCAATGCGACTGGAGCTGAAGGAGGGTATCAACAATTGCTCAATTATAAACGATAGCTACAACTCCGATATCGGCTCACTAAAGGTTGCTTTGGATTTTCTGGTTCAGCAAAAGCAGCATAGCAACAGAATCCTTATCCTTTCGGATATAATGCAGAGCGGCTTAAAACCCGAAACGCTTTACTCCGAGGTAGCCAGCCTGGTTAAAGAGAAAGGCATTAGTAAAATTATTGGCATTGGAACCGAGATTTCGAAATTTCAGAATCTTTTTTTGGTTGATAAAGAATTCTACGACGACACTACCGAGTTCCTACAAAACTTCTCGCGTCGTCAAATAAGCAATTCGGCCATTCTGATTAAAGGAAGTCGAAGTTTCCATTTCGAACGCATATCGGCAATCCTGGAGCAGAAAAGCCACAGAACGGTTCTTGAGGTAAATATCAACTCGCTGGTTCACAACCTGAACTTTTACCGAAGTAAACTAAAGCCAAACGTTAAACTGATGGCCATGGTTAAAGCATTCTCGTACGGTAGCGGATCGTTCGAGATTGCCAACCTATTACAGTTCCATAGGGTCGATTACCTAGGTGTTGCCTTTGCCGATGAGGGCGTTGCCCTTCGCGAAGCAGGAATATCGCTGCCAATAATCGTGCTGAATCCATCATTTGGAACGTATGAACTAATGATTGAGTATGAGCTGGAACCCGAAATATATAGTTTCACTGGTTTAAAAGAATTTATTGCCGCTATAGATAGAATGGGTGTTAGTAGTTACTCCATTCATATTAAAATTGATAGCGGGATGCACCGGCTGGGCTTCACTCCCGATCAAATACCCGAACTGGTTGCAATGCTACAGCAAAGCAAAATGATTAAGGTGAAAAGCATTTTCTCGCATCTTGCAGCTAGCGATGAAACTGAGCACGATAAATTCACCCAGCACCAAATTGACACTTTTGCGAATGCATGCAGCCAAATTGCTCAGAGTATTGGCTACACTCCAATCAGACATATTTTAAATACCGGAGGAATTGAGCGCTACCCTAATGCGCAATTCGATATGGTTCGATTAGGAATTGGACTTTACGGAATCAGTTCAACGCAACAAGAAAAACTGTTACCCGTAAGTACTCTAAAAAGCAGGGTTATTCAGGTTAAGCATATCAATGAAGGCGAAACCGTTGGTTACAGCCGCAAAGGAAAAGTTACACACCCAACAACCGTAATAGCAATTCCTATTGGCTATGCCGATGGCTTAAACCGAAAACTTGGCAATGGCGTTGGCAAAGTGCTTGTTAAAGGAAAACTTGCACCAATCATTGGAAATATCAGCATGGACACCTGTACCATTGATGCCACTGGGATTGACATTGCCGAAGGCGATGAGGTGACAATTTTTGGAGCCAACCCAACCATATACGATGTGGCTAAAGCGCTGGAAACAATTCCATACGAAGTGTTGACATCGATATCGCGACGGGTAAAGCGAATCTACTATCAGGAGTAG
- a CDS encoding Crp/Fnr family transcriptional regulator: protein MAQHHIDIENVFEGVCGLFPNLKPEEREKIHSNFSCMHVRKGEIIYREGDKPAGLVCLSRGKVKLYKEGVGGRDQIVRMAKPIGFIGYRALFADENYSATAQALEDSVVCSIDRDIFMDILKHNAELTLHILKSVATELGFSTNRTVTLTQKHIRGRLAESLVFLRDTYGFEDDSKTLKVYLSREDLANLSNMTTSNAIRTLSSFSDEGVIELDGRRIKILDQYKLERISDLG from the coding sequence ATGGCTCAGCATCATATCGATATCGAAAACGTTTTCGAAGGTGTATGCGGTCTTTTCCCAAATTTAAAACCTGAAGAGCGGGAAAAGATTCACAGTAATTTTTCATGCATGCATGTCCGTAAGGGCGAAATTATATACCGGGAAGGCGATAAACCTGCAGGATTGGTTTGTTTATCGCGAGGAAAGGTAAAACTCTATAAGGAAGGGGTTGGTGGGCGCGATCAAATTGTTCGGATGGCAAAACCTATTGGATTTATTGGTTACCGGGCTCTTTTTGCTGACGAAAATTACAGTGCAACAGCCCAGGCTTTGGAGGATTCTGTAGTTTGCTCAATCGATAGGGATATCTTTATGGATATTCTTAAACACAATGCAGAGTTGACCCTTCATATCCTAAAATCAGTTGCCACCGAGTTGGGCTTTTCAACCAATAGAACCGTTACATTGACCCAGAAGCACATTCGGGGTCGTTTGGCTGAATCTCTGGTATTTTTGCGTGATACTTATGGCTTTGAGGATGATAGCAAAACCTTAAAGGTTTACCTTTCGCGTGAGGATTTGGCCAATTTGTCGAACATGACTACATCAAACGCGATTAGAACCCTATCTAGTTTTTCCGATGAGGGCGTTATAGAACTTGATGGTCGTAGAATTAAGATTCTTGATCAATATAAACTGGAACGTATTAGCGATTTAGGGTAG